A part of Arachis hypogaea cultivar Tifrunner chromosome 12, arahy.Tifrunner.gnm2.J5K5, whole genome shotgun sequence genomic DNA contains:
- the LOC112726733 gene encoding uncharacterized protein produces MESTPEFYQNVVVMRHGDRIDNFDHSWVSTAARPWDPPLVQQGRLRAFKTGQIFRNNLSFPLHRVFVSPFLRCIQTAAEVVSALSAVSDSPDALTGDALPIDPSKIKVSVEYGLCEMMSREAIRLDVAPKDGNWGFDISERQAMLPPGTVDENAVKIYKELPRWEEPVLQTKARYQHIVKDLADKHPTENLLLVTHGEGVGVALSSFKKGTTVYEVDYCGYVELRRPIFKKDQSFVAGEFEVTGQTAVNFISSEIL; encoded by the exons ATGGAGTCCACTCCGGAGTTTTACCAGAACGTCGTCGTAATGAGGCACGGCGACCGCATCGACAACTTCGACCATTCCTGGGTCTCCACCGCCGCCCGCCCCTGGGACCCACCGCTCGTTCAACAAGGCCGTCTTCGGGCATTCAAAACCGGTCAGATCTTTCGCAACAACCTCTCTTTCCCTCTCCACCGCGTCTTCGTCTCCCCCTTCCTCCGCTGCATTCAAACCGCCGCCGAAGTTGTCTCTGCCCTCTCCGCCGTCTCCGACTCCCCTGACGCCCTCACTGGCGACGCCCTTCCCATCGATCCTTCCAAAATCAAG GTTTCTGTTGAATATGGATTGTGTGAAATGATGAGCAGAGAGGCTATCAGGCTTGATGTTGCTCCAAAAGATGGAAATTGGGGTTTTGATATATCCGAGCGCCAAGCCATGCTTCCACCTGGCACAGTTGATGAAAATGCAGTAAAAATCTATAAAGAG TTGCCCCGGTGGGAAGAGCCTGTTTTGCAAACTAAGGCAAGATATCAGCACATCGTCAAAGACCTCGCGGATAAACATCCTACCGAAAACTTGCTGCTTGTCACACATG GGGAAGGAGTTGGGGTTGCTCTTTCTTCATTCAAGAAGGGTACAACAGTTTATGAAGTTGATTACTGTGGATATGTGGAACTTCGACGCCCTATTTTCAAGAAAGACCAATCATTTGTTGCTGGGGAGTTTGAAGTAACTGGCCAAACAGCTGTAAACTTCATCTCCTCCGAAATCCTTTGA
- the LOC112729637 gene encoding UDP-glycosyltransferase 72B1-like: protein MASVASLDSTIGLRLMPELLGLDAPVPVAVDAGSEGEVTCTDARKLQDSNPSPNIRETNEKPSANYFRDSSSGNNDPLSFLPSGFLERTKGQGFVVSHWAPQVEVLGHRATGGFLTHCGWFSTVESIVHGVAIIAWPLFSEQRMIAAILADGMRVRPKVDDESGVVEKDEVANAVKSLMGENEGREIHERMRVLKDEAAAAIKQDGSSTVTLSK, encoded by the exons ATGGCCTCCGTCGCCTCCTTAGATAGCACAATCGGCCTCAGGCTTATGCCGGAGCTACTCGGTCTCGACGCGCCTGTTCCTGTCGCTGTTGACGCCGGCTCCGAGGGGGAAGTCACGTGCACTGACGCGCGGAAACTCCAAGACTCGAACCCAAGTCCGAACATAAG AGAAACGAACGAGAAACCAAGTGCAAACTATTTCAGAGACTCGTCATCTGGTAATAACGATCCTCTGAGTTTCTTACCATCTGGATTCTTGGAAAGAACGAAAGGTCAAGGCTTTGTGGTTTCCCATTGGGCCCCACAGGTGGAGGTACTTGGCCATAGAGCCACCGGTGGGTTCCTCACTCACTGTGGATGGTTTTCTACGGTTGAGAGCATCGTGCATGGCGTTGCCATAATAGCATGGCCATTGTTTTCTGAGCAGAGAATGATTGCTGCCATTCTTGCTGATGGTATGAGAGTAAGGCCAAAGGTTGATGATGAGAGTGGCGTTGTGGAGAAGGATGAAGTTGCGAATGCGGTGAAGAGTTTGATGGGAGAAAATGAGGGAAGAGAGATTCATGAGAGGATGCGAGTGTTGAAAGATGAAGCTGCTGCGGCAATCAAACAAGATGGTTCTTCCACCGTCACATTGTCtaaatag
- the LOC112726734 gene encoding hydroquinone glucosyltransferase: MEEEKEKPPTPHIVLVSIPALSHQISILEFAKRLLNLHKEHCFHVTCIIPTLPSQNNNASKPFFFDSLPPNVHCIFLPPVNFDDLRNDPSISLEAQISLAVSRSMPSIREALNTLITTTTNNNKNSLVALVVDAIAHEVLHLSKDLELKLKPLSYIYFACSAMLLSLCLHSPNLDQIVPCEFRDYPNLIQIPGCISVHGKNLPNSVQDRSSLAYKLYLQRCKDYFLADGILVNSFMEMEEGAFKALLSQSQEEANPPVYGIGPITQTSGHHQTNNNGWECLKWLDNQPSNSVLYVSFGSGGTLSQEQIKELALGLELSGHRFLWVNVREPNDKAYASYLSNEGADPLSFLPEGFIERTKEKGLILGSWAPQIEVLGHGSVGAFLSHCGWNSVLESVVKGVPMIAWPLFAEQRTNAAMVTDALRVALKPNNDDDNKNNNNDCVVLKEEIADLVKRLMQGSEGEEIRRRMEKLKEAAACAIMEHGSSTITLSKLALIWKSMSN; the protein is encoded by the coding sequence atggaagaagaaaaagagaaaccaCCAACACCACACATAGTTCTAGTTTCAATCCCTGCACTTTCTCACCAAATCTCAATCCTTGAATTTGCAAAAAGACTCCTTAATCTCCACAAAGAACATTGCTTCCATGTCACATGCATCATTCCTACTCTTCCCTCACAAAACAACAATGCCTCCAAACCCTTTTTCTTTGATTCTCTCCCTCCAAACGTTCACTGCATCTTCCTTCCACCGGTCAACTTCGATGATCTCAGAAACGACCCATCAATCTCCCTTGAAGCTCAGATTTCGCTTGCAGTCTCTCGATCCATGCCATCCATACGCGAAGCCTTGAACACactcatcaccaccaccaccaacaacaacaaaaacagcCTTGTTGCTTTGGTGGTTGATGCCATAGCACACGAGGTACTGCATCTAAGTAAGGACCTCGAACTCAAACTCAAACCCTTGTCCTACATATACTTTGCTTGCTCTGCCATGTTGCTATCTCTGTGCCTTCACTCACCAAATCTTGATCAAATAGTTCCTTGTGAGTTTAGGGATTACCCGAACCTTATTCAAATTCCTGGTTGCATCTCTGTTCATGGCAAAAATCTTCCTAACAGTGTTCAAGATAGGTCTAGCTTGGCATACAAGTTGTATCTTCAAAGGTGTAAGGACTACTTTCTCGCTGATGGGATCTTGGTGAATAGCTtcatggaaatggaagaaggagCATTCAAAGCATTATTGTCACAATCACAAGAAGAAGCTAACCCTCCTGTGTATGGAATTGGACCCATTACACAAACTAGTGGCCATCATCAAACAAACAATAATGGGTGGGAATGTTTGAAATGGTTGGATAATCAACCATCAAACTCGGTtctttatgtttcttttgggagtgGTGGAACACTCTCACAAGAACAGATCAAAGAGCTTGCTTTGGGTTTGGAACTTAGCGGCCATAGATTCTTGTGGGTTAATGTGAGAGAACCTAATGATAAGGCATATGCTAGTTACCTAAGTAACGAGGGTGCTGACCCTTTGAGTTTCTTGCCAGAAGGGTTCATAGAGAGAACAAAGGAGAAAGGTTTGATTCTAGGAAGCTGGGCACCTCAGATTGAAGTTCTTGGTCATGGTTCAGTTGGTGCATTCTTGAGTCACTGCGGATGGAACTCGGTTCTTGAGAGTGTGGTGAAGGGAGTGCCAATGATAGCGTGGCCTCTCTTTGCTGAACAGAGAACCAATGCTGCTATGGTTACTGATGCACTCAGAGTTGCTCTCAAGccaaataatgatgatgataataaaaataataataatgattgtGTGGTCCTAAAAGAGGAGATAGCTGATCTTGTAAAGAGGCTCATGCAGGGTTCAGAAGGAGAAGAAATTAGAAGGAGAATGGAGAAACTGAAAGAAGCTGCTGCTTGTGCTATCATGGAACATGGATCTTCCACAATCACACTCTCAAAGTTGGCACTCATTTGGAAGAGCATGTCAAATTAA